The Candidatus Nitrosymbiomonas proteolyticus genome has a segment encoding these proteins:
- a CDS encoding type II secretion system protein E, with the protein MSTFEPENPQLSNGAIETLDDPRNGLVYVDLEAIKIDPAAVDKAPGEFALKHQVLPLYVEEGILIVAVASMASLAAVDDLGILLGMPVRPVRADPSFLRVRIEERFLEGMLAGLHSDEAGPTEFDDTVDLADLQKMAAESAVVQMVNLIFAQAVRDGASDIHVEPYEREVKVRYRVDGMLRDVMKPPKRMHAALISRIKILAEMNIAERRLPQDGRIKLTIAGRAIDVRVSIVPTVFGERGVMRILDKGTAMLGLEELGMRKDQLERYRRVIEMPYGIILSTGPTGSGKSTTLYAALQEIYSPSKNILTIEDPVEYQVPGIGQIQVRANIGLSFANGLRSIVRQDPDVIMVGEIRDYETAEIAVHASLTGHLVFSTLHTNDAAGAVTRLLDMGVEPYLAASSMIGVLAQRLVRRNCPHCSEPSEEKPEALRAVGISDKEAASAKLMRGKGCDKCSGSGFRGRQGVFELLVVDEPVRRMTVEHASSSVIKDYAVKNQGMRTLLGDGKLAVLDGRTTPEEVLRVCQREEF; encoded by the coding sequence ATGAGTACTTTCGAACCTGAAAACCCACAACTGTCCAACGGGGCGATCGAGACGCTCGACGACCCCAGAAACGGTCTGGTCTATGTCGATCTTGAGGCGATCAAGATCGACCCTGCGGCCGTCGACAAGGCGCCGGGCGAGTTCGCGCTCAAGCACCAGGTTCTGCCGTTGTACGTCGAAGAGGGGATTCTCATCGTCGCAGTCGCCTCGATGGCCTCTCTCGCCGCCGTCGACGACCTTGGGATCCTGTTGGGAATGCCGGTGCGCCCGGTTCGCGCCGACCCCAGCTTCCTCCGCGTCAGGATCGAGGAGAGGTTCCTCGAAGGGATGCTGGCCGGTCTGCACTCCGACGAGGCGGGTCCCACCGAATTCGATGACACCGTCGATCTTGCGGACCTCCAAAAGATGGCCGCCGAAAGCGCGGTCGTCCAGATGGTGAACCTCATCTTTGCACAGGCCGTTCGGGACGGCGCGAGCGACATTCACGTGGAACCTTATGAGCGCGAGGTGAAGGTGCGCTACCGCGTCGATGGAATGCTCCGCGACGTAATGAAGCCTCCGAAACGGATGCACGCGGCGCTCATCTCCCGCATCAAAATCCTCGCGGAAATGAACATCGCCGAGCGGCGGCTGCCGCAAGACGGCCGCATCAAGCTCACGATCGCAGGCAGGGCGATCGACGTTCGCGTTTCGATCGTGCCCACGGTGTTTGGCGAGCGCGGCGTGATGCGCATCCTCGATAAGGGCACGGCGATGCTTGGGCTCGAAGAGCTTGGGATGCGGAAAGACCAGTTGGAGCGCTACCGGCGTGTGATCGAAATGCCTTACGGGATCATCCTGAGCACCGGACCGACCGGCTCGGGAAAGAGCACGACGCTCTATGCCGCCCTCCAAGAAATCTATTCCCCCTCCAAGAACATCCTGACGATCGAAGACCCGGTCGAATACCAGGTCCCCGGCATCGGGCAGATTCAGGTTCGCGCCAACATCGGCCTTTCGTTCGCCAATGGCCTTCGCAGCATCGTCCGGCAGGACCCCGACGTGATTATGGTGGGTGAGATTCGCGACTACGAAACCGCCGAGATCGCGGTTCACGCCTCTCTGACCGGCCACCTCGTGTTCAGCACGCTCCACACCAACGACGCCGCAGGTGCGGTCACGCGGCTGCTCGATATGGGCGTCGAGCCCTACCTTGCGGCGAGTTCGATGATCGGCGTTCTGGCCCAACGGCTCGTCCGCCGGAACTGTCCCCACTGTTCGGAGCCATCCGAAGAAAAGCCGGAGGCTCTGCGAGCGGTCGGCATCTCCGATAAGGAAGCGGCGTCGGCGAAGCTCATGCGGGGAAAGGGTTGCGATAAGTGCAGCGGAAGCGGCTTTCGGGGTCGGCAGGGCGTCTTCGAACTCTTGGTGGTTGACGAACCCGTGCGGCGCATGACCGTCGAACACGCTTCTTCGAGCGTGATCAAAGACTATGCGGTGAAGAACCAAGGCATGAGGACGTTGCTTGGGGACGGCAAGCTGGCGGTCCTCGATGGACGAACGACGCCCGAGGAAGTCCTTCGGGTCTGCCAGAGAGAGGAGTTTTGA
- a CDS encoding RNA polymerase factor sigma-70 has protein sequence MGVEVSDAASVDVDTEQLIPGYLSGDGPIGDLLAGKVREALNRIVRRYNLKPQDYEEIVQETMLQVFARIPEFDQSRGSFESWLVGFLANTVRTHRRREVRVRIADIPVDEVQSLSYEMGALAGEREALKAAIDTLDVLDRELLHMRYSLGMSSEEIAANSDMNAPQVRKRISRAMERLRCHPSIQGLIL, from the coding sequence ATGGGAGTTGAGGTTAGCGACGCTGCGTCTGTCGATGTCGATACGGAACAGTTGATTCCGGGTTACTTGTCAGGCGACGGCCCAATCGGCGATCTCCTTGCCGGAAAGGTAAGGGAGGCGCTGAACCGTATAGTCCGCCGATACAATCTCAAGCCCCAGGACTACGAAGAGATCGTCCAAGAGACGATGCTTCAGGTTTTCGCCCGCATTCCAGAGTTCGACCAATCAAGGGGTTCGTTTGAATCGTGGCTCGTCGGCTTTCTGGCGAACACGGTCCGAACGCACCGTCGGAGGGAAGTGAGAGTGCGAATAGCTGATATTCCGGTGGACGAGGTTCAATCTCTGTCGTATGAAATGGGGGCTTTGGCCGGGGAGCGTGAGGCTCTGAAGGCCGCGATCGATACCCTCGACGTTCTGGATCGCGAGTTGCTGCATATGCGCTATTCGCTCGGAATGTCGTCCGAAGAGATCGCCGCGAACAGCGATATGAACGCCCCGCAGGTCCGCAAGCGGATCTCAAGGGCGATGGAAAGGTTGCGCTGCCACCCCAGCATCCAGGGCCTGATCCTTTAG